In Vespa crabro chromosome 7, iyVesCrab1.2, whole genome shotgun sequence, a single window of DNA contains:
- the LOC124425521 gene encoding RNA polymerase I-specific transcription initiation factor RRN3 isoform X1: MSVVSSRVSNLSSILKSPGVRSQLVKQSNRVYFKLPKNIKNILLNFESNNGIKDYEDLICTLRNSNVKDIDLADFLTEVRQSVSLLGPIHKIFVEVLLQINWIDRSPEVISAYKIFLEDLICAQVYHGKCIIDKLVELFKPAENDIEWEAGEYRKEDVDRLNHIHDVLRKILKVVPMSSKLLLQSLRLRFPYIIHGTHVHEVYIYSLLQLLEYAPQLRSDILSLIINRLMVLDVNIPRSDNDEDEDDAMESNDEIDTNTNTSNENKENIKSLHPIAHTLNVCMEQILKFIYDTCYVKEELNMESLKKLYLDILKMFETIILPTHGSQCVQYIMFYICSFKVVVVEAFLDWLWRKATDPNVPIILRHTCLSYIASLVAAASFISSGLVKKTQSNLAKWIHNYINMEESSDYVSDDPMNHPVFYSVCQALFFIVTARHKDFIGTKNSMMCLHELDLPRIVTCKLNPLKSCQSEVVHNFADIARTYQLAYCYTIIESNSRHQLPIIHDTNSCNYTLDSFFPFSTFTLNRSTQRLSHLFYDNSVNNCYSLINKHRTDIAEFMID; the protein is encoded by the exons ATGTCGGTTGTTTCATCGCGAGTTAGCAATCTGTCATCTATTTTAAAATCGCCGGGTGTCAGATCACAATTGGTGAAACAATCTAACAGGGTATATTTCAAACttccaaaaaatattaaaaatatacttttaaatttTGAAAGTAATAATGGAATAAAAGATTATGAAGATTTAATATGTACTTTGAGAAATTCAAATGTCAag GATATTGATTTAGCAGACTTTTTAACTGAAGTAAGACAATCTGTATCATTACTTGGTCCTATTCATAAAATCTTTGTTGAGGTGCTTCTTCAGATAAATTGGATTGACAGGTCACCAGAAGTAATATCtgcttataaaatattcttagaAGATCTGATATGTGCACAGGTTTATCATGGAAAATGTATAATAGATAAACTTGTTGAGTTATTTAAGCCAG caGAAAATGATATAGAATGGGAAGCAGGAGAATACAGAAAAGAAGATGTAGATAGATTAAACCATATACATGATGTTTTACGTAAAATCTTGAAAGTTGTACCAAT gTCTAGTAAACTTTTACTGCAATCACTAAGGCTAAGGTTTCCATATATTATTCATGGTACACATGTTCatgaagtttatatatattcattacttCAACTATTAGAATATGCTCCTCAGTTAAGGTCAGATATACTATCACTAATTATTAAcag GTTAATGGTATTAGATGTAAATATTCCACGATCAGACAAtgacgaagatgaagatgatgcAATGGAAAGCAATGATGAAATTGATACTAATACAAATAcaagtaatgaaaataaagaaaatataaagtcaTTACATCCAATAGCACATACTTTGAATGTATGCATGGAACAAAtacttaaatttatatatgatacCTGTTATGTGAAGGAAGAATTAAACATGGAGTCTCTTAAAAAGCTTTATCttgatattttgaaaatgtttgaaacaataatattaccCACACATGGAAGTCAGTGTGTGCAATACATCATGTTCTACATTTGTAGTTTTAAAGTAGTAGTTGTAGAAGCTTTCTTAGACTGGCTTTGGAGAAAAGCAACTGATCCAAATGTACCGATTATATTGAGACATACATGTTTATCATATATTGCAAGCTTAGTTGCTGCagcttcatttatttcatcagg ATTAGTAAAAAAAACACAGTCCAATTTAGCAAAGTGgatacataattatatcaatatggAAGAAAGTTCAGATTATGTCAGTGATGATCCAATGAATCATCCTGTATTTTATTCTGTTTGTCaagcattattttttattgtgaCTGCTAGACACAAAGATTTTATTGGTACAAAAAATA gTATGATGTGTCTACATGAATTAGATCTACCTAGAATTGTAACGTGCAAATTAAACCCTCTTAAATCATGTCAATCTGAAGTCGTGCATAATTTTGCTGACATAGCACGAACATATCAATTGGCATATTGTTATACAATAATTGAAAGTAATTCACGACATCAATTACCAATTATTCATGATACTAATTCTTGTAATTATACGCTTGATAGTTTTTTCCCATTCAGTACATTTACTTTAAATCGTAGTACACAACGATtatcacatttattttatgataattctGTAAATAATTGTTACAGTCTCATTAACAAACATAGAACTGATATTGCAGAATTtatgatcgattaa
- the LOC124425521 gene encoding RNA polymerase I-specific transcription initiation factor RRN3 isoform X2: MSVVSSRVSNLSSILKSPGVRSQLVKQSNRVYFKLPKNIKNILLNFESNNGIKDYEDLICTLRNSNVKDIDLADFLTEVRQSVSLLGPIHKIFVEVLLQINWIDRSPEVISAYKIFLEDLICAQVYHGKCIIDKLVELFKPENDIEWEAGEYRKEDVDRLNHIHDVLRKILKVVPMSSKLLLQSLRLRFPYIIHGTHVHEVYIYSLLQLLEYAPQLRSDILSLIINRLMVLDVNIPRSDNDEDEDDAMESNDEIDTNTNTSNENKENIKSLHPIAHTLNVCMEQILKFIYDTCYVKEELNMESLKKLYLDILKMFETIILPTHGSQCVQYIMFYICSFKVVVVEAFLDWLWRKATDPNVPIILRHTCLSYIASLVAAASFISSGLVKKTQSNLAKWIHNYINMEESSDYVSDDPMNHPVFYSVCQALFFIVTARHKDFIGTKNSMMCLHELDLPRIVTCKLNPLKSCQSEVVHNFADIARTYQLAYCYTIIESNSRHQLPIIHDTNSCNYTLDSFFPFSTFTLNRSTQRLSHLFYDNSVNNCYSLINKHRTDIAEFMID; the protein is encoded by the exons ATGTCGGTTGTTTCATCGCGAGTTAGCAATCTGTCATCTATTTTAAAATCGCCGGGTGTCAGATCACAATTGGTGAAACAATCTAACAGGGTATATTTCAAACttccaaaaaatattaaaaatatacttttaaatttTGAAAGTAATAATGGAATAAAAGATTATGAAGATTTAATATGTACTTTGAGAAATTCAAATGTCAag GATATTGATTTAGCAGACTTTTTAACTGAAGTAAGACAATCTGTATCATTACTTGGTCCTATTCATAAAATCTTTGTTGAGGTGCTTCTTCAGATAAATTGGATTGACAGGTCACCAGAAGTAATATCtgcttataaaatattcttagaAGATCTGATATGTGCACAGGTTTATCATGGAAAATGTATAATAGATAAACTTGTTGAGTTATTTAAGCCAG AAAATGATATAGAATGGGAAGCAGGAGAATACAGAAAAGAAGATGTAGATAGATTAAACCATATACATGATGTTTTACGTAAAATCTTGAAAGTTGTACCAAT gTCTAGTAAACTTTTACTGCAATCACTAAGGCTAAGGTTTCCATATATTATTCATGGTACACATGTTCatgaagtttatatatattcattacttCAACTATTAGAATATGCTCCTCAGTTAAGGTCAGATATACTATCACTAATTATTAAcag GTTAATGGTATTAGATGTAAATATTCCACGATCAGACAAtgacgaagatgaagatgatgcAATGGAAAGCAATGATGAAATTGATACTAATACAAATAcaagtaatgaaaataaagaaaatataaagtcaTTACATCCAATAGCACATACTTTGAATGTATGCATGGAACAAAtacttaaatttatatatgatacCTGTTATGTGAAGGAAGAATTAAACATGGAGTCTCTTAAAAAGCTTTATCttgatattttgaaaatgtttgaaacaataatattaccCACACATGGAAGTCAGTGTGTGCAATACATCATGTTCTACATTTGTAGTTTTAAAGTAGTAGTTGTAGAAGCTTTCTTAGACTGGCTTTGGAGAAAAGCAACTGATCCAAATGTACCGATTATATTGAGACATACATGTTTATCATATATTGCAAGCTTAGTTGCTGCagcttcatttatttcatcagg ATTAGTAAAAAAAACACAGTCCAATTTAGCAAAGTGgatacataattatatcaatatggAAGAAAGTTCAGATTATGTCAGTGATGATCCAATGAATCATCCTGTATTTTATTCTGTTTGTCaagcattattttttattgtgaCTGCTAGACACAAAGATTTTATTGGTACAAAAAATA gTATGATGTGTCTACATGAATTAGATCTACCTAGAATTGTAACGTGCAAATTAAACCCTCTTAAATCATGTCAATCTGAAGTCGTGCATAATTTTGCTGACATAGCACGAACATATCAATTGGCATATTGTTATACAATAATTGAAAGTAATTCACGACATCAATTACCAATTATTCATGATACTAATTCTTGTAATTATACGCTTGATAGTTTTTTCCCATTCAGTACATTTACTTTAAATCGTAGTACACAACGATtatcacatttattttatgataattctGTAAATAATTGTTACAGTCTCATTAACAAACATAGAACTGATATTGCAGAATTtatgatcgattaa
- the LOC124425818 gene encoding diacylglycerol lipase-beta-like isoform X1: MPALKLFGRKWLAATDDLVYPGLFEILIRLTWLILIGIGCVQYYASTWKCQLGGDVVRVYLIGEITILGIVIIITFFIIRYSSKGSITDTHARRYVEPLLTVKIFMILPEINWNILGTLWISSKNIDCEIEQYTMSIVKAMVFFNWILIGLTIFGFVLVFDPLGSLDIREKDLDDSIKHGKISRNWRRRFKFLWWMRKDEKANETFQHVAGLLSALFRGTDLVPSDVMAGLILLRVRQKRETHELRSLNLLSWPKYTVDARDIFTETPSWMTLENAHHFLKLSIASYGHLFVCYQHICTGCFRLIPNLTCCACFRKKRKVILNDNCCFYNLSGVKYISKLSNDDILFASFKNHLCEIPFCVIVDHKTSSIVIIVRGSLSLRDLITDIAAASETFECLGLPSGSMAHKGMILGAKTLLKQLHHYKILEMAFNTYPTYTLTLTGHSLGAGVAVLLGILLRPEYPNLRVYAFSTPAGVISRSAAKVTEEFVLTVTLGDDLVTRLSVESTEDLRTSLLATLAECRLPKYRVILNGFGYALHGVPEQDLDKTWTTSDIINSIPGQSPLLTYSETTNNVENTVLTSNISQRRFSKMRLYNAGLILHLARCKHTETDTKRKKKKNEKKYEMRWAQPEEFTKMIIMPRMLLDHLPENLENALATLIEQQKDLPIYFDP; this comes from the exons ATGCCAGCCTTGAAGCTTTTCGGCCGAAAATGGTTGGCAGCCACGGATGATCTTGTATACCCTGGATTGTTCGAAATTTTAATACGCCTTACTTG GTTAATCTTGATAGGAATAGGATGCGTACAATATTACGCAAGTACCTGGAAATGTCAACTAGGAGGCGATGTAGTCCGTGTATATTTAATAGGAGAAATAACCATCCTTGgcatagttataattattacattttttatcataagaTATAGCAGTAAAGGATCCATAACGGATACACACGCTCGCCGTTATGTTGAGCCGCTTCTCACAGtgaa AATATTCATGATTCTACCCGAAATAAATTGGAACATTTTGGGAACGCTTTGGATCTCCAGTAAGAACATAGATTGCGAGATAGAACAGTACACAATGAGCATCGTAAAGGCAATGGTATTTTTCAATTGGATCCTTATCGGCCTTACCATCTTCGGTTTCGTTCTTGTTTTCGATCCTCTTGGCTCGTTGGATATACGCGAGAAAGATCTAGACGACTCGATCAAGCATGGAAAGATATCGCGAAACTGGCGGCGAAGATTCAAATTCCTTTGGTGGATGAGGAAAGACGAAAAGGCCAATGAGACTTTCCAACATGTCGCTG GTCTTCTCAGCGCACTATTTCGAGGAACGGATTTGGTACCTTCTGACGTTATGGCAGGCTTAATTCTACTGCGAGTTCGGCAGAAACGTGAAACGCACGAATTGAGAAGTTTAAATCTACTTTCTTGGCCGAAATATACTGTTG ATGCACGCGATATTTTTACTGAAACTCCCAGTTGGATGACCTTGGAAAATGCACATCATTTCCTTAAATTATCGATTGCATCTTACGGccatttgttcgtttgttatCAACATATATGTACAGGATGTTTTCGTTTAATACCGAACTTAACTTGCTGTGCCTGCTTCCG AAAAAAACGGAAAGTCATCCTGAACGACAATTGTTGCTTCTATAACTTATCGGGGGTAAAATacatatcgaaattatcaaaTGATGACATTTTATTCGCTAGTTTCAAGAATCATTTATGTGAG ATACCTTTTTGCGTGATAGTCGATCATAAAACATctagtatcgttataattgtacgAGGCTCTCTGTCATTGAGAGATTTAATCACAGATATCGCCGCAGCATCCGAGACATTTGAATGTCTAGGACTACCTTCAGGAAGCATG GCACATAAGGGTATGATATTAGGAGCTAAAACACTTTTAAAACAATTGCACCATTATAAAATCTTAGAAATGGCTTTTAATACATATCCCACTTATACCCTTACATTAACAG GTCACAGTTTAGGTGCTGGTGTGGCAGTTTTACTGGGCATACTATTACGTCCTGAATACCCGAATTTAAGAGTTTATGCATTTTCTACACCAG cTGGAGTTATTAGCCGAAGTGCTGCTAAAGTTACAGAAGAATTTGTATTAACAGTAACCCTTGGAGATGATCTTGTAACAAGATTGAGTGTTGAAAGTACAGAAGATTTAAGAACATCTTTGCTTGCCACTCTTGCAGAATGTCGATTACCAAAG TACAGAGTAATTCTTAATGGTTTTGGGTATGCATTACATGGTGTCCCTGAACAAGATCTCGACAAAACATGGACAACTTCTGATATCATTAATTCAATACCAGGACAGTCTCCTTTATTAACATATTCTGAAACTACTAATAATGTG GAAAACACAGTATTAACATCAAATATTTCACAAAGAAGATTTTCAAAAATGAGACTTTACAATGCTGGTCTTATATTACATCTGGCAAGATGTAAGCATACAGAAACAGATACAAAAAG aaagaaaaagaaaaatgaaaagaaatatgaaatgcGGTGGGCACAGCCAGAAGAAtttacaaaaatgataataatgccGCGAATGCTTTTAGACCATCTTCCAGAAAATTTGGAAAACGCACTTGCAACATTGATAGAACAACAAAAAGATCTACCAATTTACTTTGACCCATAA
- the LOC124425818 gene encoding diacylglycerol lipase-beta-like isoform X3, whose amino-acid sequence MILPEINWNILGTLWISSKNIDCEIEQYTMSIVKAMVFFNWILIGLTIFGFVLVFDPLGSLDIREKDLDDSIKHGKISRNWRRRFKFLWWMRKDEKANETFQHVAGLLSALFRGTDLVPSDVMAGLILLRVRQKRETHELRSLNLLSWPKYTVDARDIFTETPSWMTLENAHHFLKLSIASYGHLFVCYQHICTGCFRLIPNLTCCACFRKKRKVILNDNCCFYNLSGVKYISKLSNDDILFASFKNHLCEIPFCVIVDHKTSSIVIIVRGSLSLRDLITDIAAASETFECLGLPSGSMAHKGMILGAKTLLKQLHHYKILEMAFNTYPTYTLTLTGHSLGAGVAVLLGILLRPEYPNLRVYAFSTPAGVISRSAAKVTEEFVLTVTLGDDLVTRLSVESTEDLRTSLLATLAECRLPKYRVILNGFGYALHGVPEQDLDKTWTTSDIINSIPGQSPLLTYSETTNNVENTVLTSNISQRRFSKMRLYNAGLILHLARCKHTETDTKRKKKKNEKKYEMRWAQPEEFTKMIIMPRMLLDHLPENLENALATLIEQQKDLPIYFDP is encoded by the exons ATGATTCTACCCGAAATAAATTGGAACATTTTGGGAACGCTTTGGATCTCCAGTAAGAACATAGATTGCGAGATAGAACAGTACACAATGAGCATCGTAAAGGCAATGGTATTTTTCAATTGGATCCTTATCGGCCTTACCATCTTCGGTTTCGTTCTTGTTTTCGATCCTCTTGGCTCGTTGGATATACGCGAGAAAGATCTAGACGACTCGATCAAGCATGGAAAGATATCGCGAAACTGGCGGCGAAGATTCAAATTCCTTTGGTGGATGAGGAAAGACGAAAAGGCCAATGAGACTTTCCAACATGTCGCTG GTCTTCTCAGCGCACTATTTCGAGGAACGGATTTGGTACCTTCTGACGTTATGGCAGGCTTAATTCTACTGCGAGTTCGGCAGAAACGTGAAACGCACGAATTGAGAAGTTTAAATCTACTTTCTTGGCCGAAATATACTGTTG ATGCACGCGATATTTTTACTGAAACTCCCAGTTGGATGACCTTGGAAAATGCACATCATTTCCTTAAATTATCGATTGCATCTTACGGccatttgttcgtttgttatCAACATATATGTACAGGATGTTTTCGTTTAATACCGAACTTAACTTGCTGTGCCTGCTTCCG AAAAAAACGGAAAGTCATCCTGAACGACAATTGTTGCTTCTATAACTTATCGGGGGTAAAATacatatcgaaattatcaaaTGATGACATTTTATTCGCTAGTTTCAAGAATCATTTATGTGAG ATACCTTTTTGCGTGATAGTCGATCATAAAACATctagtatcgttataattgtacgAGGCTCTCTGTCATTGAGAGATTTAATCACAGATATCGCCGCAGCATCCGAGACATTTGAATGTCTAGGACTACCTTCAGGAAGCATG GCACATAAGGGTATGATATTAGGAGCTAAAACACTTTTAAAACAATTGCACCATTATAAAATCTTAGAAATGGCTTTTAATACATATCCCACTTATACCCTTACATTAACAG GTCACAGTTTAGGTGCTGGTGTGGCAGTTTTACTGGGCATACTATTACGTCCTGAATACCCGAATTTAAGAGTTTATGCATTTTCTACACCAG cTGGAGTTATTAGCCGAAGTGCTGCTAAAGTTACAGAAGAATTTGTATTAACAGTAACCCTTGGAGATGATCTTGTAACAAGATTGAGTGTTGAAAGTACAGAAGATTTAAGAACATCTTTGCTTGCCACTCTTGCAGAATGTCGATTACCAAAG TACAGAGTAATTCTTAATGGTTTTGGGTATGCATTACATGGTGTCCCTGAACAAGATCTCGACAAAACATGGACAACTTCTGATATCATTAATTCAATACCAGGACAGTCTCCTTTATTAACATATTCTGAAACTACTAATAATGTG GAAAACACAGTATTAACATCAAATATTTCACAAAGAAGATTTTCAAAAATGAGACTTTACAATGCTGGTCTTATATTACATCTGGCAAGATGTAAGCATACAGAAACAGATACAAAAAG aaagaaaaagaaaaatgaaaagaaatatgaaatgcGGTGGGCACAGCCAGAAGAAtttacaaaaatgataataatgccGCGAATGCTTTTAGACCATCTTCCAGAAAATTTGGAAAACGCACTTGCAACATTGATAGAACAACAAAAAGATCTACCAATTTACTTTGACCCATAA
- the LOC124425818 gene encoding diacylglycerol lipase-beta-like isoform X2, translated as MPALKLFGRKWLAATDDLVYPGLFEILIRLTWLILIGIGCVQYYASTWKCQLGGDVVRVYLIGEITILGIVIIITFFIIRYSSKGSITDTHARRYVEPLLTVKIFMILPEINWNILGTLWISSKNIDCEIEQYTMSIVKAMVFFNWILIGLTIFGFVLVFDPLGSLDIREKDLDDSIKHGKISRNWRRRFKFLWWMRKDEKANETFQHVAGLLSALFRGTDLVPSDVMAGLILLRVRQKRETHELRSLNLLSWPKYTVDARDIFTETPSWMTLENAHHFLKLSIASYGHLFVCYQHICTGCFRLIPNLTCCACFRKKRKVILNDNCCFYNLSGVKYISKLSNDDILFASFKNHLCEIPFCVIVDHKTSSIVIIVRGSLSLRDLITDIAAASETFECLGLPSGSMAHKGMILGAKTLLKQLHHYKILEMAFNTYPTYTLTLTGHSLGAGVAVLLGILLRPEYPNLRVYAFSTPAGVISRSAAKVTEEFVLTVTLGDDLVTRLSVESTEDLRTSLLATLAECRLPKYRVILNGFGYALHGVPEQDLDKTWTTSDIINSIPGQSPLLTYSETTNNENTVLTSNISQRRFSKMRLYNAGLILHLARCKHTETDTKRKKKKNEKKYEMRWAQPEEFTKMIIMPRMLLDHLPENLENALATLIEQQKDLPIYFDP; from the exons ATGCCAGCCTTGAAGCTTTTCGGCCGAAAATGGTTGGCAGCCACGGATGATCTTGTATACCCTGGATTGTTCGAAATTTTAATACGCCTTACTTG GTTAATCTTGATAGGAATAGGATGCGTACAATATTACGCAAGTACCTGGAAATGTCAACTAGGAGGCGATGTAGTCCGTGTATATTTAATAGGAGAAATAACCATCCTTGgcatagttataattattacattttttatcataagaTATAGCAGTAAAGGATCCATAACGGATACACACGCTCGCCGTTATGTTGAGCCGCTTCTCACAGtgaa AATATTCATGATTCTACCCGAAATAAATTGGAACATTTTGGGAACGCTTTGGATCTCCAGTAAGAACATAGATTGCGAGATAGAACAGTACACAATGAGCATCGTAAAGGCAATGGTATTTTTCAATTGGATCCTTATCGGCCTTACCATCTTCGGTTTCGTTCTTGTTTTCGATCCTCTTGGCTCGTTGGATATACGCGAGAAAGATCTAGACGACTCGATCAAGCATGGAAAGATATCGCGAAACTGGCGGCGAAGATTCAAATTCCTTTGGTGGATGAGGAAAGACGAAAAGGCCAATGAGACTTTCCAACATGTCGCTG GTCTTCTCAGCGCACTATTTCGAGGAACGGATTTGGTACCTTCTGACGTTATGGCAGGCTTAATTCTACTGCGAGTTCGGCAGAAACGTGAAACGCACGAATTGAGAAGTTTAAATCTACTTTCTTGGCCGAAATATACTGTTG ATGCACGCGATATTTTTACTGAAACTCCCAGTTGGATGACCTTGGAAAATGCACATCATTTCCTTAAATTATCGATTGCATCTTACGGccatttgttcgtttgttatCAACATATATGTACAGGATGTTTTCGTTTAATACCGAACTTAACTTGCTGTGCCTGCTTCCG AAAAAAACGGAAAGTCATCCTGAACGACAATTGTTGCTTCTATAACTTATCGGGGGTAAAATacatatcgaaattatcaaaTGATGACATTTTATTCGCTAGTTTCAAGAATCATTTATGTGAG ATACCTTTTTGCGTGATAGTCGATCATAAAACATctagtatcgttataattgtacgAGGCTCTCTGTCATTGAGAGATTTAATCACAGATATCGCCGCAGCATCCGAGACATTTGAATGTCTAGGACTACCTTCAGGAAGCATG GCACATAAGGGTATGATATTAGGAGCTAAAACACTTTTAAAACAATTGCACCATTATAAAATCTTAGAAATGGCTTTTAATACATATCCCACTTATACCCTTACATTAACAG GTCACAGTTTAGGTGCTGGTGTGGCAGTTTTACTGGGCATACTATTACGTCCTGAATACCCGAATTTAAGAGTTTATGCATTTTCTACACCAG cTGGAGTTATTAGCCGAAGTGCTGCTAAAGTTACAGAAGAATTTGTATTAACAGTAACCCTTGGAGATGATCTTGTAACAAGATTGAGTGTTGAAAGTACAGAAGATTTAAGAACATCTTTGCTTGCCACTCTTGCAGAATGTCGATTACCAAAG TACAGAGTAATTCTTAATGGTTTTGGGTATGCATTACATGGTGTCCCTGAACAAGATCTCGACAAAACATGGACAACTTCTGATATCATTAATTCAATACCAGGACAGTCTCCTTTATTAACATATTCTGAAACTACTAATAAT GAAAACACAGTATTAACATCAAATATTTCACAAAGAAGATTTTCAAAAATGAGACTTTACAATGCTGGTCTTATATTACATCTGGCAAGATGTAAGCATACAGAAACAGATACAAAAAG aaagaaaaagaaaaatgaaaagaaatatgaaatgcGGTGGGCACAGCCAGAAGAAtttacaaaaatgataataatgccGCGAATGCTTTTAGACCATCTTCCAGAAAATTTGGAAAACGCACTTGCAACATTGATAGAACAACAAAAAGATCTACCAATTTACTTTGACCCATAA